Proteins encoded in a region of the Mesoflavibacter profundi genome:
- a CDS encoding LytR/AlgR family response regulator transcription factor: MSQVKILVVEDEILIADNICDTLEDLGYYTFEPAINYTEAITILKTEKPDIALLDINLSGAKSGIDIAKEINEKYQIPFVFLTSNTDKDTVGLAKQVQPQAYLVKPFTQEELFTSIEIAISNFNKKDSPSIKNKAENKGSLFVKEKGMFIKLNFEDILYIKSDHVYVEIILYNAKKHVIRISLNDIIHKLPDNFIRVHRGYIVNYNHLEKIQTNMLVINGLEIPLGKKYKENLLQKINIA; this comes from the coding sequence ATGAGTCAAGTTAAAATTCTTGTAGTTGAAGACGAAATATTAATCGCAGATAATATTTGTGATACGTTAGAAGATTTAGGTTATTACACTTTTGAGCCAGCAATAAACTACACAGAAGCAATAACAATTTTAAAAACAGAAAAACCAGATATTGCACTATTAGATATTAATCTATCTGGTGCAAAATCCGGTATTGATATTGCAAAAGAAATAAATGAAAAATACCAAATCCCATTCGTGTTTTTAACATCAAACACAGATAAAGATACTGTTGGTTTAGCAAAGCAAGTACAACCGCAAGCCTATTTAGTAAAACCTTTTACACAAGAAGAATTATTTACTTCTATAGAAATAGCAATTTCAAACTTTAATAAAAAGGATAGCCCTTCAATAAAAAATAAAGCAGAAAATAAAGGCTCTTTATTTGTTAAAGAAAAAGGTATGTTTATCAAGCTTAATTTTGAAGATATTCTATATATAAAAAGTGATCATGTATATGTAGAAATTATTTTATATAATGCTAAAAAACATGTAATAAGAATTAGTCTTAACGATATAATTCATAAACTACCAGATAACTTTATTAGAGTACATAGAGGTTATATAGTTAATTATAACCATTTAGAAAAAATTCAAACCAACATGCTTGTTATTAATGGTTTAGAAATACCATTAGGAAAAAAATATAAAGAAAATCTTCTTCAAAAAATTAACATTGCATAA
- a CDS encoding sensor histidine kinase, protein MKFFNLLILLSLTAFKLNAQTNNAELEKIENFILNQQKDSASIYLSKIKETTPYISVLRKITNNQSDYSNYKKFIDNVSNSGNHQYGLISNFINNSIDQPTSDNFNQNYFQIKLDQISVLRDDSKTIDQSTIINKELEKYLLKFDQTKKEIAIANTYLDFHKIVLLLIQFKNEEAKKILDKNLNIAKKYNDKKLQIATLYYTCNYYLNKKNLQEYINTCEAILDLEQQLPEHSKYYKGTIMNTLDAYIYKGDHENEVDKLLLELYSNPKTREDSYAFYAKYLTYLPLESERVKKIFKQFEVDNIIEFGEKIKVLAKNKLNSNDYYYIYYEMGEALEQHGFLKEAIVYQRDAVALNRQIYSEDLSKALANFQTQQAIKEKELELEFAEKKSTFYIVIASLIGLALFITALLLIKNKKQTKQLNSQNKQINEALNENKLLVKEIHHRVKNNFQMVSSLLDLQTRDIEDEKAKELAKEGQNRIKSMALIHQKLYQKEDGLIDFSDYLKILVNQIKTLFTGEQEVEVHLNAEDLNLDVDTALPLGLIVNELLTNTFKYGLKDNQKNIIQIEVNQQENGIYNMIFSDNGSGLKQGLDIKKAKSLGLKLITRLTRQLQGDLIYKYDNGAKFEITFKDLFLRKQTH, encoded by the coding sequence ATGAAATTTTTTAATTTATTAATCCTTTTAAGCTTAACAGCTTTTAAGTTAAATGCGCAAACTAATAACGCAGAATTAGAAAAGATAGAGAATTTTATCTTAAATCAACAAAAAGATTCGGCTTCAATATATCTTTCAAAAATTAAAGAAACTACACCGTATATTTCAGTATTAAGAAAAATCACAAACAATCAGTCCGATTATTCTAATTATAAAAAATTTATTGATAATGTTAGTAATTCTGGGAATCATCAATATGGATTAATTTCAAATTTTATAAATAATTCAATAGATCAACCAACTTCAGATAATTTCAATCAAAATTATTTTCAAATAAAATTAGATCAGATATCTGTATTACGTGACGATTCAAAAACCATAGATCAATCTACTATAATTAATAAAGAATTAGAAAAATACCTTCTAAAATTTGATCAAACAAAAAAAGAAATAGCAATTGCTAATACGTATTTAGATTTTCACAAAATTGTATTACTTCTCATTCAGTTTAAAAATGAAGAAGCAAAAAAAATATTAGATAAAAATTTAAACATTGCAAAAAAATATAATGATAAAAAGTTACAAATAGCTACGCTATATTATACATGTAATTATTATTTGAATAAGAAAAACCTTCAAGAGTATATAAATACTTGTGAAGCAATTTTAGATTTAGAACAACAATTGCCAGAACATTCTAAGTATTATAAAGGGACTATTATGAATACTTTAGATGCTTACATATATAAAGGTGATCATGAAAACGAAGTAGATAAATTATTATTAGAACTATACAGCAATCCAAAAACAAGAGAAGATAGTTATGCATTTTATGCAAAATATCTTACCTATTTACCTTTAGAAAGTGAAAGGGTAAAGAAAATTTTTAAACAATTTGAGGTAGATAATATAATTGAGTTTGGAGAAAAAATTAAAGTGCTTGCAAAAAACAAATTAAACTCTAATGATTATTATTATATCTATTATGAAATGGGTGAAGCTTTAGAGCAACACGGTTTTTTAAAAGAGGCAATTGTATATCAAAGAGATGCAGTAGCTTTAAATAGGCAGATATATTCTGAAGATTTGTCCAAAGCATTAGCTAATTTTCAAACACAACAAGCAATAAAAGAAAAAGAATTAGAATTAGAGTTTGCAGAAAAAAAATCTACCTTTTATATAGTAATAGCTTCTTTAATTGGATTAGCATTATTCATTACAGCATTATTATTAATAAAAAATAAAAAGCAGACAAAACAACTTAATAGTCAGAATAAACAAATTAACGAAGCCTTAAATGAAAATAAATTGTTGGTTAAAGAAATACACCATCGTGTAAAAAATAACTTTCAAATGGTATCAAGTCTATTAGATTTACAAACTAGAGATATTGAAGATGAAAAAGCTAAAGAACTTGCAAAAGAAGGGCAAAATCGTATAAAATCTATGGCGCTTATTCATCAAAAACTATATCAAAAAGAAGATGGGTTAATAGATTTTTCAGACTATTTAAAAATATTAGTCAATCAAATAAAAACTTTATTTACAGGAGAACAAGAGGTAGAAGTACATTTAAATGCTGAAGATTTAAATCTTGATGTGGATACAGCATTACCACTTGGATTGATAGTAAACGAGCTGCTAACAAATACATTTAAGTACGGTTTAAAGGACAATCAAAAAAATATCATACAAATTGAGGTTAACCAACAAGAAAATGGAATATATAACATGATATTTTCAGATAATGGAAGTGGTTTAAAACAAGGTTTGGATATTAAAAAAGCAAAAAGCTTAGGTTTAAAATTAATAACTAGATTAACAAGACAATTACAAGGAGATTTAATTTATAAATACGATAATGGCGCTAAATTTGAAATCACCTTCAAAGACTTATTTTTAAGAAAGCAAACTCATTAA
- a CDS encoding MutS-related protein, translated as MQTPIQFYKTHLDLYKKELSQLNKKLVTLSVLRIIVFALTAIGVYIYFENWLVLSLIIIVGLVLFIRLLSKYTNIKKQYQLKQKLAVINEDEIKIALDNFYFKPDGIQYQDPNHNYALDIDLFGRGSFFQCIDRTATASGKDQLASILKANNINHIIDRQEAIKELSQKPNWRQVYQATASLIHVETNTETVVKLLQQHKRFLPKYIQYIPLIVSVISVIILGLVIAKVVSAKYLGYWLFVGFFVTGKYLKKISNLAAITDKVRDTFRQYALLLDLIESESFSSKLLKQQQQLITSEGKKASQILSDLSKAMDALDNRNNFISAIFGNGYFLTDVKNSFKIEAWINTYNQNVNKWFEVVSFFDAYNSFGNYAFNNPNFIYPKILDTKQSTSVKQLGHPLLKAEKRVDNDFEINNQQFFIITGANMAGKSTFLRTVSLHIVMANIGLPVCAKSSEYSPVKLITSMRTTDSLTDDSSYFFSELTRLKYIVEAIKTDDYFIILDEILKGTNSTDKAIGSRKFVEKLVASNATGIIATHDLSLCEIEKDLDKVKNYYFDAQIVNDELFFDYTFKQGICQNMNASFLLKKMNIV; from the coding sequence ATGCAAACACCAATTCAGTTTTACAAAACTCATTTAGATTTATATAAAAAAGAACTATCTCAATTAAATAAAAAACTAGTAACACTAAGTGTTTTACGTATAATTGTATTTGCTTTAACAGCAATTGGTGTATATATTTATTTTGAAAACTGGTTAGTTTTATCGCTTATAATAATTGTTGGTTTAGTCCTTTTTATTAGACTATTATCTAAATATACCAATATTAAAAAGCAATATCAACTAAAACAGAAATTAGCTGTAATTAACGAAGATGAAATAAAAATAGCATTAGATAATTTTTATTTTAAACCCGATGGTATCCAATATCAAGATCCAAATCATAATTATGCTTTAGATATCGATTTGTTTGGAAGAGGCTCTTTTTTTCAATGTATAGATCGTACAGCAACTGCATCTGGAAAGGATCAATTAGCTTCTATTTTAAAAGCAAATAATATAAATCACATAATTGATAGGCAAGAGGCGATTAAAGAATTATCGCAAAAACCTAATTGGCGACAAGTTTATCAGGCTACAGCAAGTTTAATACATGTAGAAACTAATACAGAAACTGTTGTAAAGTTATTACAACAACATAAAAGATTTTTGCCAAAATATATCCAGTATATACCTTTAATAGTTTCGGTTATTAGTGTAATAATTCTTGGATTAGTTATAGCAAAAGTAGTGTCTGCTAAATATTTAGGTTACTGGTTGTTTGTTGGATTTTTTGTAACCGGAAAGTATTTAAAAAAAATAAGCAATTTAGCAGCTATAACAGATAAAGTTAGAGATACTTTTAGGCAGTATGCATTATTATTAGACTTAATTGAATCCGAGTCATTTTCTTCTAAATTATTAAAACAACAACAGCAATTAATAACTTCTGAAGGAAAAAAAGCATCTCAAATATTATCAGATTTATCCAAAGCAATGGATGCTTTAGATAATCGTAATAACTTTATTTCTGCCATATTTGGTAATGGCTATTTTCTAACCGATGTAAAAAACAGTTTTAAGATAGAAGCTTGGATTAATACCTATAATCAAAACGTTAACAAGTGGTTTGAAGTCGTTAGTTTTTTTGATGCTTACAATAGTTTTGGTAATTATGCTTTTAATAATCCTAATTTTATTTACCCTAAAATCTTAGATACCAAACAATCTACAAGTGTAAAGCAATTAGGTCATCCTTTATTAAAGGCTGAAAAACGAGTAGATAATGATTTTGAGATTAATAATCAGCAGTTTTTTATTATCACTGGAGCTAATATGGCAGGTAAAAGTACTTTTTTACGCACAGTTTCACTTCACATTGTAATGGCTAACATAGGTTTACCTGTATGCGCAAAATCAAGTGAATATAGTCCTGTAAAATTAATTACAAGTATGCGCACAACAGATTCTTTAACCGATGATAGTTCATACTTTTTTAGCGAATTAACCAGACTTAAATATATAGTTGAAGCTATTAAAACAGACGATTATTTTATCATTTTAGATGAAATTTTAAAAGGAACAAACAGTACAGATAAAGCAATTGGTAGCAGGAAGTTTGTAGAAAAATTAGTAGCTAGCAACGCAACAGGTATAATAGCAACGCATGATTTAAGTCTATGCGAAATAGAAAAGGATTTAGATAAAGTAAAAAATTATTATTTTGATGCCCAAATTGTAAATGACGAGCTGTTTTTTGATTACACCTTTAAACAAGGAATATGTCAAAATATGAATGCTAGCTTCTTGTTAAAGAAGATGAATATTGTGTAA
- a CDS encoding succinate dehydrogenase/fumarate reductase iron-sulfur subunit has protein sequence MNLTLKIWRQKNANDKGKMVEYSISDVSPDMSFLEMLDVLNTQLIEKGDEPVAFDHDCREGICGMCSLYINGEAHGPDRGVTTCQLHMRKFKDGDTIFIEPFRAKAFPVIKDLVVDRSAFDRIQHAGGFISVNTSGNTIDANAIPVNKHDADDAFSAATCIGCGACVATCKNSSAMLFVGAKVSQFALLPQGQVEATDRVLNMVKQMDDEGFGNCTNTGACEVECPKGISLENIARMNSEYLKASLKG, from the coding sequence ATGAACTTAACATTAAAAATATGGCGTCAAAAAAACGCTAACGATAAAGGAAAAATGGTAGAATATAGCATTTCAGATGTATCACCAGATATGTCATTTTTAGAAATGTTAGATGTACTAAATACACAATTAATTGAAAAAGGAGACGAGCCTGTAGCATTTGATCATGATTGTCGTGAAGGAATTTGCGGTATGTGTTCTTTGTATATTAATGGTGAAGCTCATGGACCAGATAGAGGTGTTACTACTTGTCAATTACACATGAGAAAGTTTAAAGATGGCGACACAATTTTTATTGAGCCATTTAGAGCAAAAGCTTTTCCTGTGATTAAAGACTTAGTAGTAGATAGAAGCGCATTTGATCGTATACAGCATGCAGGAGGATTTATCTCTGTAAATACTTCTGGTAACACTATAGACGCTAACGCAATTCCTGTAAATAAACATGATGCAGACGATGCTTTCTCTGCAGCAACTTGTATAGGTTGTGGTGCATGTGTTGCAACTTGTAAAAACTCTAGTGCTATGTTATTTGTTGGTGCTAAAGTGTCTCAATTTGCATTATTACCACAAGGACAAGTAGAAGCTACAGACCGTGTTTTAAATATGGTTAAGCAAATGGATGATGAAGGATTTGGTAACTGTACAAATACAGGAGCTTGTGAGGTAGAATGTCCTAAAGGAATTTCTTTAGAAAACATCGCTCGTATGAATAGCGAATATTTAAAAGCTAGCTTAAAAGGTTAA
- a CDS encoding fumarate reductase/succinate dehydrogenase flavoprotein subunit, with protein MSLDSKIPQGPLADKWTNHKNTINLVNPANKRLIDVIVVGTGLAGGSAAATLAELGYNVKAFCFQDSPRRAHSIAAQGGINAAKNYQGDGDSTYRLFYDTVKGGDYRSREANVYRLAEVSANIIDQCVAQGVPFAREYGGLLDNRSFGGVLVSRTFYAAGQTGQQLLLGAYSAMNRQIGRGKIKMYNRHEMLDVVIVDGKARGVIVRNLVTGEIERHSAHAVVLGTGGYGNVFFLSTNAMGSNVTAAWKAHKRGAYFANPCYTQIHPTCIPVSGDHQSKLTLMSESLRNDGRIWVPKKMEDVLAIREGKLKPTQIAEEDRDYYLERRYPAFGNLVPRDVASRAAKERCDAGYGVNATGEAVYLDFASAITRYGKEQAHIKGLDENDAALVKKLGQEVVKTKYGNLFQMYEKIVDQNPYETPMMIYPAVHYTMGGLWVDYNLQTTVPGLYAIGEANFSDHGANRLGASALMQGLADGYFVLPYTIGDYLANDIRTGPISTETKEFDEAEKNVKERIAHLINNDGTKPVDYFHKKLGKIMWNKCGMARNEKDLQSAITEISELRAEFWKDVRVPGTETEFNEELAKAGRVADFLELGELFAKDALQREESAGGHFREEYQTEEGEAMRRKEFQYVSAWEYKGEPKDAVLHKEDLQYENIEVKERSYK; from the coding sequence ATGAGTTTAGATTCAAAAATACCTCAAGGACCACTTGCAGATAAGTGGACTAATCATAAAAATACAATCAACCTAGTTAACCCAGCAAACAAACGTTTAATAGATGTAATTGTAGTTGGTACAGGATTAGCAGGTGGATCTGCTGCTGCTACTTTAGCAGAGTTAGGATATAATGTAAAAGCATTTTGTTTTCAAGATTCTCCAAGACGTGCGCACTCTATTGCAGCACAAGGAGGAATTAACGCAGCGAAAAACTACCAAGGTGATGGAGACTCAACTTACCGTTTATTTTACGATACGGTAAAAGGTGGAGATTACCGTTCTAGAGAAGCAAATGTTTACCGTTTAGCAGAAGTATCTGCTAACATAATTGACCAGTGCGTAGCACAAGGTGTTCCTTTTGCTCGTGAGTATGGAGGACTTTTAGATAACCGTTCTTTTGGTGGTGTATTAGTATCTCGTACATTTTACGCAGCAGGACAAACAGGTCAGCAGTTATTGTTAGGAGCATACTCTGCAATGAACCGTCAAATAGGACGTGGAAAAATAAAAATGTACAACCGTCACGAAATGCTTGATGTTGTAATCGTAGATGGTAAAGCACGTGGTGTAATTGTACGTAATTTAGTAACAGGAGAAATAGAAAGACATTCTGCACATGCAGTTGTATTAGGTACAGGAGGATATGGTAACGTCTTCTTCTTATCTACAAATGCAATGGGAAGTAATGTTACAGCAGCTTGGAAAGCTCATAAACGTGGTGCTTATTTTGCAAATCCATGTTACACACAAATTCACCCAACATGTATTCCGGTATCAGGTGATCATCAATCTAAATTAACGTTAATGTCAGAATCATTACGTAACGATGGTCGTATTTGGGTACCAAAGAAAATGGAAGATGTTTTAGCAATTAGAGAAGGGAAATTAAAACCAACTCAAATTGCTGAAGAAGATAGAGATTATTATTTAGAGCGTCGTTATCCAGCATTTGGTAACCTTGTACCTCGTGATGTTGCGTCTCGTGCAGCAAAAGAACGTTGTGATGCAGGTTATGGTGTAAATGCAACCGGAGAAGCAGTATACTTAGACTTTGCTTCTGCAATAACACGTTACGGTAAAGAACAAGCACACATTAAAGGTTTAGACGAGAATGATGCTGCTTTAGTTAAAAAATTAGGACAAGAAGTTGTAAAAACTAAATACGGAAACTTATTCCAGATGTATGAAAAAATCGTAGATCAAAATCCGTATGAAACACCAATGATGATTTATCCAGCTGTACATTACACAATGGGTGGACTTTGGGTAGATTACAATTTACAAACAACGGTTCCAGGATTATATGCAATAGGAGAAGCCAACTTCTCTGATCATGGTGCTAACCGTTTAGGTGCATCTGCTTTAATGCAAGGATTAGCAGACGGATATTTTGTATTACCTTACACCATTGGTGATTATTTAGCAAACGATATTAGAACAGGACCAATTTCTACTGAAACAAAAGAATTTGATGAAGCAGAAAAGAATGTTAAAGAACGTATTGCTCATTTAATCAATAACGATGGTACTAAACCAGTAGATTATTTCCATAAAAAATTAGGAAAAATCATGTGGAATAAGTGTGGTATGGCTAGAAACGAAAAAGACTTACAATCTGCAATTACAGAAATCTCTGAATTAAGAGCAGAATTCTGGAAAGATGTAAGAGTTCCTGGTACAGAAACTGAATTTAACGAAGAGTTAGCAAAAGCAGGTCGTGTTGCAGATTTCTTAGAATTAGGAGAGCTTTTTGCAAAAGATGCTTTACAAAGAGAAGAATCTGCTGGAGGACACTTTAGAGAAGAGTACCAAACAGAAGAAGGAGAAGCAATGAGACGTAAAGAGTTTCAGTATGTATCTGCTTGGGAATATAAAGGCGAACCAAAAGACGCGGTTTTACACAAAGAAGACTTACAATATGAAAATATTGAAGTTAAAGAACGTAGTTACAAATAA
- a CDS encoding succinate dehydrogenase cytochrome b subunit, with amino-acid sequence MSGILNSSIGRKIAMALSAFFLMIFILQHFAINILSVFSPDTFNEVSHFMGTFWLIQFVLQPVLIFGVIFHFVMGFVLEIKNNKARQISYAKFNGNANSTWMSRNMIWSGGFILVFLIIHFIDFWFPEINTKYIVGDMSGLLPNGEYRYYEELVHKFAPIWRVALYCLGFVFLALHLLHGFSSAFQSVGANNKYTKGLQGFGKAYAIIIPLGFIFIALYHHFNH; translated from the coding sequence ATGAGCGGAATTTTAAATTCTTCAATAGGAAGAAAGATTGCTATGGCACTTTCAGCATTCTTTCTTATGATTTTTATTCTTCAACACTTTGCAATTAATATTTTATCAGTCTTTAGCCCAGATACTTTTAATGAAGTATCACATTTTATGGGTACATTTTGGCTAATACAATTTGTGTTGCAACCAGTTTTAATTTTCGGTGTGATTTTTCACTTCGTTATGGGATTTGTTTTAGAAATAAAAAACAACAAAGCAAGGCAAATTAGCTATGCTAAATTTAATGGAAATGCTAATTCTACTTGGATGAGTAGAAATATGATCTGGAGTGGAGGATTTATTTTAGTGTTTTTAATTATTCACTTTATAGATTTTTGGTTTCCAGAAATTAACACAAAGTATATCGTAGGTGATATGTCTGGTTTATTACCAAATGGAGAATACAGATACTATGAAGAATTAGTACATAAATTTGCTCCTATTTGGCGAGTAGCTTTATACTGTCTAGGATTTGTTTTCTTAGCATTGCATTTACTTCATGGGTTTAGCTCGGCTTTTCAATCTGTAGGAGCTAACAATAAATACACAAAAGGATTACAAGGTTTTGGTAAAGCTTATGCAATTATAATTCCTTTAGGATTTATTTTTATTGCTTTATACCATCACTTTAATCACTAA
- a CDS encoding WD40/YVTN/BNR-like repeat-containing protein, with the protein MRLKLLLIFIILYSASLKAQQNPTSKEKIKQAVIDRAKLIDNSLVKNIQFENIGPTVMSGRVVDLAVNPENPTEFYVGYASGGVWHTTNNGTSFTPILDNTQTQNVGDIAVDWKTRTIWVGTGENNASRSSYAGIGLLKSSDNGQSWQHVGLSNSQHVGRILINPNNPDEVVVGVTGSLYSKSEDRGIYKTKDGGKTWTKTLYIDEVSGIIDVQHSPNDYNIMFASSWTKDRKAWNFDGSGNNSAIYKSTDAGETWQKVSTDKSGFPTGNGVGRIGLAVYDNNIVYAIHDSQFRRPSEAKKDESNGLKKDDFKSMSTNAFLKLEDKKLNSFLKTNGFQEKYRAENVKQMVRSGNVKPADIATYLEDANSMLFDTPVIGAEVYKSTDGGLTWQKTHDDYIDDLYYSYGYYFGHIYVSPADQEHLYIYGVPILKSKDGGKTFVSISAENVHADHHALWINPKQPNHLINGNDGGVNVTYDDGETWIKNNTPAVGQFYAINVDNQTPYNVYGGLQDNGVWKGANNAPEDRSWQQYGQYPWEMIMGGDGMQIEIDNRNPNIVYTGYQFGNYYRLNLETKDQTYIQPKHQLGESPYRFNWQTPIELSSHNQDVLYLGGNKLMRSLNQGNTWEAISDDLTNGGKKGNVAYGTLTSISESPFQFGLIYTGSDDGLVHVTKNGGATWEDISSNLPKDLWVSRVIASSHKKERVYVTLNGYRWDHFNTYVYKSEDYGKTWINLTSNLPMSPVNVIKEDPVNSNLLYLGTDNAAYLSLNQGKHWELFSNGLPAVAVHDLVIQKETNDLLIATHGRSIYKTNMSNIQKFNQDENASQEILIFDIQNIRHSSRWGTSWSKWQDANTPNLEIQLYSAKQQEVTVEILSENNSVLNTFNVKLDKGFNALNYGLNLSEKGKKQLQKDRTDLVLQKANNGIFYLPKGDYVVKINKTKKGFKLE; encoded by the coding sequence ATGAGACTTAAACTTCTGTTAATCTTTATTATTCTATATTCTGCCTCGTTAAAAGCGCAACAAAATCCTACGTCTAAAGAAAAAATTAAACAAGCTGTAATAGATAGAGCCAAATTAATTGATAATTCTTTGGTGAAAAATATTCAATTTGAAAATATAGGACCAACAGTAATGAGTGGTCGTGTTGTAGATTTAGCTGTAAATCCAGAAAATCCAACCGAATTTTACGTAGGTTATGCTTCTGGTGGCGTTTGGCATACGACAAATAATGGTACATCTTTTACTCCAATTTTGGACAATACTCAAACCCAAAATGTAGGTGATATTGCAGTAGATTGGAAAACTAGAACTATTTGGGTTGGAACAGGAGAAAACAATGCATCACGTTCTTCTTATGCTGGTATTGGATTGTTAAAATCTAGTGATAATGGTCAGTCTTGGCAACATGTTGGTTTATCAAACTCGCAACACGTTGGACGCATCTTAATTAATCCAAATAATCCAGATGAAGTTGTTGTTGGTGTTACTGGTAGCTTATATTCTAAAAGTGAAGATAGAGGAATTTATAAAACTAAAGATGGCGGAAAAACATGGACTAAAACCTTATATATAGATGAGGTTAGCGGGATTATAGATGTACAACATTCGCCAAACGATTACAATATTATGTTTGCATCTTCATGGACTAAAGATAGAAAAGCTTGGAATTTTGATGGAAGCGGAAATAACTCGGCAATCTATAAAAGTACAGATGCAGGTGAAACTTGGCAAAAAGTATCTACTGATAAAAGCGGTTTTCCTACAGGAAATGGTGTTGGACGTATAGGATTGGCAGTTTACGATAACAATATTGTTTATGCGATACACGATAGTCAATTTAGAAGACCTTCTGAAGCTAAGAAAGATGAAAGTAATGGCTTGAAGAAAGACGATTTTAAATCGATGAGTACAAATGCGTTTTTAAAATTAGAAGATAAAAAACTAAATAGTTTTTTGAAGACAAATGGTTTTCAAGAAAAATACAGAGCAGAAAATGTTAAACAAATGGTACGTAGCGGTAATGTAAAACCTGCCGATATAGCAACCTATCTAGAAGATGCTAATTCTATGTTGTTTGATACACCAGTTATTGGAGCCGAAGTCTATAAAAGTACAGATGGTGGATTAACTTGGCAAAAAACACATGACGATTATATAGACGATTTATATTATAGTTATGGTTATTATTTTGGGCATATTTATGTATCGCCTGCTGATCAAGAACATTTGTATATTTACGGTGTTCCTATCTTAAAATCTAAAGATGGCGGTAAAACGTTTGTGTCAATTTCTGCAGAAAATGTACATGCAGATCATCATGCACTTTGGATAAATCCTAAACAACCTAATCATTTAATTAATGGTAATGATGGAGGCGTAAATGTAACTTATGACGATGGTGAAACTTGGATTAAAAATAACACGCCAGCAGTTGGGCAATTTTATGCGATAAATGTAGATAATCAAACACCTTATAATGTGTACGGCGGTTTACAAGATAATGGTGTGTGGAAAGGTGCAAACAATGCACCAGAAGACAGAAGTTGGCAACAATATGGGCAATATCCTTGGGAAATGATTATGGGCGGAGATGGAATGCAAATAGAAATTGATAACCGTAATCCAAATATTGTTTACACAGGTTATCAGTTTGGAAATTATTACCGTTTAAACTTAGAGACTAAAGATCAAACTTACATACAACCAAAACATCAATTAGGTGAAAGTCCGTATCGTTTTAACTGGCAAACACCAATCGAGCTTTCTAGTCACAATCAAGATGTTTTGTATTTAGGTGGAAATAAATTAATGCGATCTTTAAATCAGGGAAATACTTGGGAAGCCATTAGTGACGATTTAACTAATGGTGGAAAAAAAGGAAACGTTGCCTACGGTACTTTAACCAGTATCAGTGAATCACCTTTTCAATTTGGGTTAATTTATACTGGAAGTGACGATGGTTTAGTCCATGTAACAAAAAATGGCGGTGCAACATGGGAAGATATTTCTTCAAATTTACCAAAGGATTTATGGGTAAGTCGCGTTATAGCGTCTTCACATAAAAAAGAACGCGTTTATGTAACTCTTAACGGTTACCGTTGGGATCACTTTAATACGTATGTATATAAATCTGAAGATTATGGTAAGACTTGGATAAATCTTACCTCTAACTTACCAATGTCGCCAGTTAATGTAATAAAGGAAGATCCAGTTAATTCTAATTTACTTTACTTAGGAACCGATAATGCGGCGTATTTATCTTTAAATCAAGGAAAACATTGGGAATTATTTTCTAATGGTTTACCTGCAGTAGCTGTTCATGATTTGGTTATACAAAAAGAAACTAACGATTTGTTAATTGCAACACATGGTAGAAGTATTTATAAGACTAATATGTCTAATATTCAGAAATTCAATCAAGATGAAAATGCTTCACAAGAAATATTAATTTTTGATATTCAAAATATTCGTCACTCCTCACGTTGGGGAACTTCATGGAGTAAATGGCAAGACGCAAATACACCTAATCTAGAAATTCAGTTATATAGCGCTAAACAACAAGAAGTTACTGTTGAGATTCTTTCTGAAAATAATTCTGTTTTAAATACATTTAATGTAAAACTAGATAAAGGGTTTAATGCTTTAAATTATGGCTTAAATTTAAGTGAAAAAGGAAAAAAACAATTACAAAAAGATCGAACAGATTTAGTCTTACAAAAAGCAAATAATGGGATTTTTTACTTGCCAAAAGGAGACTATGTTGTAAAAATTAACAAAACTAAAAAAGGATTTAAGTTAGAATAA